The proteins below are encoded in one region of Pedococcus aerophilus:
- the cofD gene encoding 2-phospho-L-lactate transferase — translation MRITALAGGVGGARFLRGLRTHLDRTPDLADSELTIIGNTGDDISLFGLRVCPDLDTLLYTLGGAIHEGQGWGRADESHRLQGELAAYGAEPQWFALGDLDFGTHVVRSQWLGQGLSLSDVTGRLAQRWGLPDQRIRLLPMTDSPVETHVVVEDEEGQRAIHFQEWWVRHQASIPAQRFVAVGMDRATAAPGVLDAIRQADVVILPPSNPVVSIGIILGVPGVRDALRGSAAPVVGVSPLVGGMPVRGHADACLATIGVECTPSAVAGLYEDFLDGWLVATEDEPQVRLRKAAVRGRPLLMTDRDAAADLAGAALDLALELKGA, via the coding sequence ATGCGCATCACGGCACTCGCCGGTGGCGTCGGAGGTGCCCGTTTCCTGCGCGGCCTCCGCACCCACCTGGACCGCACCCCCGACCTCGCCGACAGCGAGCTGACCATCATCGGCAACACCGGTGACGACATCAGCCTGTTCGGACTCCGGGTCTGCCCCGACCTCGACACCCTCCTCTACACCCTCGGTGGTGCGATCCACGAGGGCCAGGGCTGGGGCCGCGCGGACGAGAGCCACCGCCTCCAGGGTGAGCTCGCGGCATACGGGGCGGAGCCGCAGTGGTTCGCCCTCGGGGACCTGGACTTCGGCACCCACGTCGTGCGCTCGCAGTGGCTCGGGCAGGGCCTGTCCCTGTCGGACGTCACCGGACGCCTGGCCCAGCGCTGGGGGCTGCCGGACCAGCGGATCCGGTTGCTACCCATGACGGACTCCCCCGTCGAGACGCACGTGGTCGTCGAGGACGAGGAGGGCCAGCGCGCCATCCACTTCCAGGAGTGGTGGGTGCGCCACCAGGCGTCGATCCCGGCGCAGCGGTTCGTCGCCGTGGGGATGGACCGCGCCACCGCGGCCCCGGGCGTCCTCGACGCCATCCGGCAGGCCGACGTCGTCATCCTCCCGCCGAGCAACCCCGTCGTCTCGATCGGCATCATCTTGGGGGTCCCGGGAGTTCGGGATGCGTTGCGCGGCAGCGCTGCTCCCGTCGTCGGCGTCTCCCCGCTGGTGGGTGGCATGCCGGTCCGCGGCCACGCGGACGCGTGCCTGGCGACCATCGGGGTCGAGTGCACCCCGAGCGCCGTGGCCGGTCTCTACGAGGACTTCCTCGACGGCTGGCTCGTCGCGACCGAGGACGAGCCGCAGGTGCGGCTGCGCAAGGCGGCGGTCCGTGGCCGCCCGCTGCTCATGACCGACCGTGACGCCGCCGCCGACCTGGCGGGCGCGGCCCTCGACCTCGCCCTCGAGCTCAAGGGCGCCTGA
- a CDS encoding formate dehydrogenase has product MSLVDLLEQAGLTGRGGAAFSTATKVAAAHRHGASLIVNACDGEIGAVKDAFVVEHHLPELVRGATLVAGSRVRYAAHRGSATEARLRVAGLDVLAAPARYVSSEETSLISLARGGLARPMTKRAPFVAGGADSDGRRIAPTVVLNAETLWRVAQVVDRVDGPTWFRGLGLPDEPGPRLVAVGGAVPRPGIVETVAGTPLAQLLAAAGADPGRTGPVVIGGLGGVVLRPEEAATVTWSRAGLAPYGGSPGPGVVHVLDPAVCPVDALAAWLDHAAGESAGQCGPCMFGLPAIAADWRELAVPGAGLRRTAPAWDRSVPGPAEPGPAGGNGHVHRAARERLERRPRSVRGRGACRFPDGVAGLVTSALRALSDHLDDHARGRCAAGQTPRSNHDHALAR; this is encoded by the coding sequence ATGAGCCTGGTCGACCTCCTCGAGCAGGCCGGCCTCACCGGCCGCGGTGGCGCCGCCTTCAGCACCGCGACCAAGGTGGCTGCCGCCCACCGCCACGGGGCGAGCCTCATCGTCAACGCGTGCGACGGCGAGATCGGCGCCGTCAAGGACGCCTTCGTCGTCGAGCACCACCTCCCCGAGCTCGTGCGCGGCGCGACCCTCGTCGCCGGCAGCAGGGTCCGGTATGCCGCCCACCGCGGCTCCGCGACCGAGGCCCGGTTGCGGGTGGCCGGGCTCGACGTCCTCGCGGCGCCCGCGAGGTACGTCTCGTCCGAGGAGACCTCCCTCATCTCGCTCGCCCGGGGCGGCCTGGCCAGACCGATGACGAAGCGGGCCCCGTTCGTCGCCGGGGGAGCGGACAGCGACGGACGGCGCATCGCCCCGACGGTCGTGCTCAACGCCGAGACCCTGTGGCGGGTGGCCCAGGTCGTCGACCGCGTCGACGGGCCGACGTGGTTCCGCGGCCTCGGGCTCCCGGACGAGCCCGGCCCCCGCCTCGTCGCCGTCGGCGGCGCTGTGCCGAGGCCGGGGATCGTCGAGACGGTGGCCGGTACACCCTTGGCACAGCTGCTGGCCGCAGCAGGCGCAGACCCCGGTCGGACCGGTCCGGTCGTCATTGGCGGGCTCGGAGGCGTCGTGCTGCGACCCGAGGAGGCGGCCACGGTGACGTGGTCGCGGGCCGGCCTCGCGCCATACGGAGGATCGCCCGGTCCGGGAGTCGTCCACGTGCTGGACCCCGCCGTGTGCCCGGTGGACGCGCTCGCGGCGTGGCTCGACCACGCCGCCGGGGAGAGCGCCGGCCAGTGCGGGCCCTGCATGTTCGGCCTGCCGGCGATCGCCGCCGACTGGCGGGAGCTGGCTGTCCCCGGGGCCGGGCTCCGGAGGACCGCTCCAGCGTGGGATCGGTCGGTCCCGGGGCCGGCCGAACCGGGGCCGGCGGGCGGGAACGGCCACGTCCACCGCGCCGCACGGGAGCGGCTCGAGCGGCGGCCCCGGTCGGTGAGGGGGAGGGGCGCCTGCCGCTTCCCCGACGGGGTCGCGGGCCTGGTCACCTCGGCCCTGCGGGCGCTGTCCGACCACCTCGACGACCACGCCCGCGGCCGCTGCGCCGCAGGCCAGACCCCCAGGAGCAACCATGACCACGCCCTCGCCCGCTGA
- a CDS encoding glycosyltransferase, which translates to MTDASAGPAVSGATVTAVLLLRGPSSALGETLDSLARQTRQPDRLVVVDPGGDGNAVEVVRAHDGVAAAIPDTVYVTVPGTASVARAVHDALDGLETVAAQQDPDAEAVAREHLWVLTSDSAAAPMTLARLLDAVRGSDSVGIAGPKLLDWTVPGALRSVGVQLTRTGRVIPSPVVGEPDQGQYDRRSDVLAVPATGMLVERELFDRLGGGDSVLGAFGADVDLSWRAHQSGRRVVVVPRATLRTGATALPADPGHVEPADAGLLGDLGDVGPRVDHGSDRDSTTRRRRQARRVALTRCAWWSLPFLTAWIAASSVAAALALLVAKRPRAAWAELSDVGAVLTPWRVLGARWRSRGTRTVRRRDLAGLFVPASTVLRHTGDLVHDQVAFDDGHMGSTTTKDVVEPGPVDEDVQDLHVLGSTWASRLSRNPGLLAVLLVTVTTAVASRSLGGGTFDRISQGLVGGELLGVRATAGTTWHAWLDGWHGAGLGQSGEQGPHLVVLAALAWLLTHLPVVDAPDSPAGAAIAVLVTLAMPLATLTAYLAGRVVTRSAWPRGLAALAWGSTAVLTTAVAAGRLGAVVAAVLLPLVVAGFALAARAGGSATVTAATVLGTAALGAFVPTYLPLAAVVAIAVVVLGHGAARVRGLALLVGPVLLLGPWVQTLAEQPHLLLTGPGLSVWGQGQALPWELALLHPGGPASYPVLISAPIVLAGVLGLVRGGAGRGWAATALAGLGLVGLAYAVVAPRLVLATVPVGEPGAGDPVTAWSGTGLFLLALALLAAALLGTQGLAVRHATGGWVALVRWPIAAAVIVSVIASLGWTTWRTLGDTLGTFTDPRPAVAIDQAESGVANRMLLLEPEASGLAWSLLGREPGEVARVLPATTAGRPDPTALTAAVGHLFETGAAPRELDPARDLSDLAVGFVGLRTDGSDPRVRVLDGTAGLSRLGEHEGVTFWRVLPGGGQARDDALAPARARLVTGASEQALPVDGDHARLVARAVVPPKTVLVLAEASEWVRHARVSVDGDVVAPSSDGATYALPAGAHSISVEVLPVSPLWRWVQGAALLLVVFLAIPFGTRASRRRR; encoded by the coding sequence ATGACCGACGCCTCCGCCGGCCCCGCCGTGTCGGGGGCGACGGTGACCGCGGTGCTCCTCCTGCGGGGCCCTTCGTCGGCACTGGGGGAGACCCTCGACTCCCTCGCCCGCCAGACCCGCCAGCCGGACCGCCTCGTCGTCGTCGACCCCGGTGGCGACGGCAACGCCGTGGAGGTCGTCCGCGCCCATGACGGCGTCGCGGCGGCTATCCCCGACACCGTCTACGTCACGGTGCCCGGGACCGCGTCGGTCGCCCGGGCTGTGCACGATGCGCTCGACGGCCTCGAAACCGTTGCAGCACAGCAGGACCCGGATGCCGAGGCGGTGGCTCGCGAGCACCTGTGGGTGCTGACGTCCGACAGCGCGGCCGCCCCCATGACGCTGGCCCGCCTGCTCGACGCGGTGCGCGGATCCGACTCGGTCGGGATCGCCGGTCCCAAGCTCCTCGACTGGACCGTGCCCGGGGCGCTGCGCTCGGTCGGCGTCCAGCTGACCCGCACCGGACGGGTCATCCCTTCTCCCGTCGTCGGTGAGCCCGACCAAGGACAGTACGACCGCCGCTCCGACGTCCTGGCCGTCCCGGCGACCGGGATGCTCGTCGAGCGCGAGCTCTTCGACCGCCTCGGCGGTGGTGACAGCGTCCTGGGCGCGTTCGGCGCCGACGTCGACCTCTCGTGGCGGGCCCACCAGTCGGGTCGGCGCGTCGTCGTGGTCCCCAGGGCGACGCTGCGCACCGGCGCGACAGCCCTGCCGGCCGACCCCGGCCACGTCGAACCGGCCGACGCCGGGCTCCTCGGCGACCTCGGCGACGTCGGTCCACGTGTCGACCACGGCAGTGACCGTGACAGCACGACCCGACGGCGTCGGCAGGCCCGGCGAGTCGCCCTCACCCGTTGCGCCTGGTGGTCGCTTCCGTTCCTCACCGCGTGGATCGCCGCGTCGAGCGTCGCCGCCGCCCTGGCCCTGCTCGTGGCCAAGCGCCCGCGCGCCGCCTGGGCCGAGCTGTCCGATGTCGGTGCCGTGCTGACCCCCTGGCGCGTCCTCGGTGCCCGGTGGCGCTCGCGGGGCACCCGGACGGTGCGCCGTCGTGACCTGGCCGGGCTGTTCGTCCCGGCATCGACCGTCCTGCGCCACACCGGCGACCTCGTCCACGACCAGGTGGCCTTCGACGACGGGCACATGGGGAGCACCACGACCAAGGACGTCGTCGAGCCCGGACCGGTCGACGAGGACGTCCAGGACCTGCACGTGCTGGGTTCCACCTGGGCCTCCCGCCTGTCCCGCAACCCCGGTCTGCTCGCCGTCCTGCTCGTCACCGTCACCACTGCCGTGGCGTCCAGGTCCCTCGGTGGCGGCACCTTCGACCGGATCTCGCAGGGCCTGGTCGGCGGGGAGCTCCTCGGCGTCCGCGCCACCGCCGGCACGACCTGGCACGCGTGGCTCGACGGCTGGCACGGCGCCGGCCTGGGCCAGTCCGGCGAGCAGGGCCCGCACCTCGTCGTCCTGGCCGCCCTCGCCTGGCTGCTCACCCACCTGCCCGTCGTCGACGCCCCCGACAGTCCGGCGGGTGCGGCGATCGCCGTGCTCGTCACGCTCGCGATGCCGCTGGCCACCCTCACGGCGTACCTCGCCGGTCGCGTCGTCACCCGCTCGGCCTGGCCGCGCGGGCTGGCCGCACTGGCGTGGGGGAGCACCGCGGTGCTCACCACCGCGGTGGCGGCTGGTCGACTCGGCGCCGTCGTCGCAGCGGTGCTGCTCCCGCTCGTGGTGGCCGGGTTCGCGCTCGCCGCCCGGGCCGGCGGGTCGGCCACGGTCACGGCGGCGACCGTCCTCGGGACGGCAGCGCTCGGGGCCTTCGTCCCCACCTACCTGCCCCTGGCCGCGGTCGTCGCGATCGCGGTGGTCGTGCTGGGCCACGGTGCGGCCCGGGTCCGCGGCCTGGCCCTGCTCGTCGGCCCGGTGCTCCTCCTCGGACCGTGGGTGCAGACCCTCGCCGAGCAACCGCACCTCCTGCTCACCGGCCCCGGCTTGTCGGTCTGGGGTCAGGGCCAAGCCCTGCCCTGGGAGCTTGCGCTGCTTCACCCGGGTGGCCCCGCGTCATACCCCGTGCTCATCTCGGCCCCCATCGTGCTGGCCGGCGTCCTCGGCCTGGTCCGCGGCGGTGCGGGCCGCGGGTGGGCGGCCACCGCCCTCGCCGGGCTGGGCCTGGTGGGCCTCGCGTATGCCGTCGTGGCACCGCGCCTGGTCCTGGCCACCGTCCCGGTCGGCGAGCCCGGTGCGGGGGACCCGGTGACCGCGTGGTCGGGGACCGGCTTGTTCCTCCTGGCGCTCGCCCTGCTCGCGGCGGCCCTGCTCGGCACCCAGGGCCTGGCCGTGCGCCACGCGACCGGGGGCTGGGTGGCGCTCGTGCGCTGGCCGATCGCCGCCGCCGTCATCGTCTCCGTCATCGCCTCCCTCGGCTGGACCACGTGGCGCACGCTCGGCGACACCCTCGGCACGTTCACCGACCCACGCCCCGCGGTCGCGATCGACCAGGCCGAGAGCGGCGTCGCCAACCGCATGCTGCTCCTCGAGCCAGAGGCCTCCGGGCTGGCCTGGTCGCTGCTGGGGCGCGAGCCGGGCGAGGTCGCCCGGGTCCTGCCCGCGACCACCGCGGGCCGTCCCGACCCGACGGCGCTGACTGCCGCCGTCGGCCACCTCTTCGAGACGGGCGCGGCCCCCCGCGAGCTGGACCCGGCCCGCGACCTGTCCGACCTCGCGGTGGGCTTCGTCGGCCTGCGGACCGACGGGTCCGACCCTCGCGTCCGCGTGCTCGACGGAACCGCCGGGCTGAGCCGACTCGGTGAGCACGAGGGCGTGACGTTCTGGCGGGTCCTGCCCGGTGGTGGTCAGGCGCGCGACGACGCCCTCGCCCCGGCTCGCGCGCGACTCGTCACAGGCGCCAGCGAGCAGGCGCTGCCCGTCGACGGCGACCACGCGCGGCTCGTGGCGCGCGCCGTGGTGCCGCCCAAGACGGTGCTCGTCCTCGCCGAGGCGTCCGAGTGGGTGCGCCACGCGAGGGTGAGCGTCGACGGCGACGTCGTGGCGCCCAGCAGCGACGGCGCGACCTATGCCCTGCCGGCCGGCGCTCACTCGATCTCGGTCGAGGTGCTGCCCGTCTCCCCGCTGTGGCGCTGGGTCCAGGGCGCCGCGCTGCTGCTCGTCGTCTTCCTCGCGATCCCGTTCGGGACGCGCGCGTCGAGGAGGCGCCGATGA
- a CDS encoding FAD:protein FMN transferase → MGTKASRVAQNVFTASASFDAIGTHHHLVVTRPESLGGAIAIARDHLLDLDEAVSRFRADSEVSVLARRQGHDGVSMLVSPVFASSLAAALRVARLTDGLVDPTVGRAVIASGYDADLALVRARSARSARSARSVRSDEGPSVPGWRVVELDLGLRRLRVPEGTVLGLGASAKAHAADTIARLLAGRLEGGFLVNLGGDLAFSGELPQGGWQVGVEGTDGEVRQVVAGHGQAFATSSTTRRTWTSNGERRHHIVDPRTGRTAPVVWEQVTCAGVNALEANAASTAAVVLGDEAPGWLEARGIPARLDRADGGPVVTTPGWPRPGEDTRSAA, encoded by the coding sequence ATGGGCACCAAGGCCTCGCGCGTCGCGCAGAACGTCTTCACCGCCTCGGCGTCCTTCGACGCCATCGGCACCCACCACCACCTCGTCGTCACGCGGCCCGAGTCCCTCGGGGGCGCCATCGCCATCGCCCGCGACCACCTGCTGGACCTCGATGAGGCGGTGTCCCGGTTCCGCGCGGACTCCGAGGTCAGCGTGCTGGCCCGCCGTCAGGGGCACGACGGCGTCAGCATGCTCGTGTCACCCGTCTTCGCCTCCAGCCTCGCCGCGGCGCTCCGCGTGGCCCGTCTCACCGACGGGCTCGTCGACCCCACCGTCGGGCGCGCCGTGATCGCGTCCGGCTACGACGCCGACCTCGCCCTGGTGCGCGCCCGCAGCGCCCGCAGCGCCCGCAGCGCCCGCAGCGTTCGCAGCGACGAGGGTCCGTCCGTCCCGGGGTGGCGTGTGGTCGAGCTGGACCTCGGCCTGCGCCGGCTGCGCGTGCCTGAGGGGACCGTCCTGGGCCTGGGCGCCAGCGCCAAGGCCCATGCCGCCGACACCATCGCCCGGCTGCTCGCGGGCCGGCTGGAGGGTGGGTTCCTCGTGAACCTCGGTGGCGACCTCGCGTTCTCGGGTGAGCTGCCGCAGGGCGGCTGGCAGGTCGGCGTCGAAGGCACCGACGGCGAGGTCCGTCAGGTCGTGGCCGGCCACGGGCAGGCATTCGCGACGTCCTCGACGACTCGGCGCACCTGGACCTCGAACGGCGAACGCCGCCACCACATCGTCGACCCACGCACCGGACGCACCGCACCGGTGGTCTGGGAGCAGGTCACCTGCGCGGGGGTGAACGCGCTGGAGGCCAATGCAGCTTCCACTGCGGCGGTCGTGCTCGGGGACGAGGCCCCCGGCTGGTTGGAGGCCCGCGGCATACCGGCACGGCTGGACCGGGCCGACGGCGGACCGGTCGTCACCACCCCCGGGTGGCCGCGGCCCGGCGAGGACACGAGGAGCGCGGCATGA
- a CDS encoding ferredoxin, producing the protein MTTPSPADHALAPRTSRSARPEPPVLRVDRVACTGHGVCATLLPGSVRLDEWGYPVVLGADDGGRDDGAEARSAAVLWCPARALYVDRPS; encoded by the coding sequence ATGACCACGCCCTCGCCCGCTGACCACGCACTCGCCCCACGCACCTCCCGGTCCGCTCGTCCCGAGCCGCCCGTGCTGCGCGTGGACCGGGTCGCCTGCACCGGTCACGGGGTGTGCGCGACCCTGCTGCCGGGCAGCGTCCGTCTCGACGAGTGGGGGTACCCCGTGGTGCTCGGAGCAGACGACGGTGGACGCGACGACGGGGCCGAAGCGCGGTCCGCAGCGGTGCTCTGGTGCCCGGCTCGAGCCCTCTACGTCGACCGCCCGAGCTGA
- a CDS encoding DNA-3-methyladenine glycosylase 2 family protein: MSPTPEQTRVWRPSRPVSVGLVISVLRRGGGDPTFQSDRGQGWWLGLPTPQGPVTLRLVQRSDDGEVSAWAWGPGADWALSQVPSLLGGDDDESGFVAHHPQVARAHRRYAAWHVPRSGLVLHALVPAVIEQKVTGQEAFGGYRTLVHRFGSRAPGPGEARRLWVAPDAATWAAVPSWEWLKASVDGARSGTAVRAAKSAGRLEECAAMSTTDARARLRAIPGIGVWTSSEVAQRALGDADAVSFGDYHVAKNITWALLGEARDDDVLAELLEPYRGHRYRVQRLLELDGQFRPRHGPRMSPRTHLPTRRG, encoded by the coding sequence ATGTCCCCGACGCCCGAGCAGACCCGCGTCTGGCGTCCCTCGCGGCCGGTCTCGGTGGGGTTGGTGATCTCCGTCCTGCGTCGCGGGGGTGGCGACCCGACCTTCCAGTCCGATCGCGGGCAGGGTTGGTGGCTGGGCCTGCCCACGCCGCAGGGGCCGGTCACGCTGCGGCTCGTGCAGCGGTCCGACGACGGTGAGGTGAGCGCCTGGGCGTGGGGCCCGGGGGCCGACTGGGCCCTGTCCCAGGTGCCCTCGCTGCTCGGCGGCGACGACGACGAGAGCGGGTTCGTGGCTCACCACCCGCAGGTCGCCAGGGCCCACCGCCGGTATGCCGCGTGGCACGTCCCGCGGTCGGGCCTGGTCCTGCACGCGTTGGTGCCGGCCGTCATCGAGCAGAAGGTCACCGGGCAGGAGGCGTTCGGGGGGTACCGCACGCTGGTCCACCGGTTCGGTTCGCGGGCTCCGGGTCCTGGGGAGGCCCGCAGGCTCTGGGTCGCCCCCGACGCCGCGACCTGGGCCGCGGTGCCGTCGTGGGAGTGGTTGAAGGCCTCGGTCGACGGGGCCCGCTCGGGCACCGCCGTCCGGGCCGCGAAGTCCGCCGGCCGGTTGGAGGAGTGCGCCGCGATGTCCACCACGGACGCGCGGGCCCGGCTGCGCGCCATACCGGGCATCGGGGTCTGGACGTCCTCGGAGGTGGCGCAGCGAGCCCTGGGCGACGCCGACGCGGTGAGCTTCGGCGACTACCACGTGGCCAAGAACATCACCTGGGCCCTGCTCGGGGAGGCCAGGGACGACGACGTGCTGGCCGAGCTCCTCGAGCCCTACCGCGGGCACCGGTACCGCGTGCAACGGCTGCTCGAGCTCGACGGTCAGTTCCGTCCCAGGCACGGCCCGCGGATGTCGCCGCGGACCCACCTGCCGACCAGGCGCGGCTGA
- a CDS encoding WhiB family transcriptional regulator: MSWQERSLCAQTDPEAFFPEKGGSTREAKKVCVGCEVRSECLEYALSNDERFGIWGGLSERERRKLKKRAV, from the coding sequence ATGTCCTGGCAGGAGCGTTCGCTCTGCGCCCAGACGGATCCCGAGGCGTTCTTCCCCGAGAAGGGTGGCTCGACGCGCGAGGCCAAGAAGGTCTGCGTCGGGTGCGAGGTGCGGTCCGAGTGCCTCGAGTACGCCCTGTCCAACGACGAGCGCTTCGGCATCTGGGGCGGTCTGTCCGAGCGTGAGCGCCGCAAGCTCAAGAAGCGTGCGGTCTAG
- the cofE gene encoding coenzyme F420-0:L-glutamate ligase, whose translation MPDLRVIPVPGVPEVREDDDLAALLVTALRARGADLEEGDVLVVSSKVVSKALGLWADGRDRSLAIAAQTMRTVAERRSEDRLTSVVEAVAGPVMAAAGVDASNTGDRDDVLVLPADPDAEAQRLREALLAATGLGRLGVVLSDTAGRPWRSGQTDFALGASGVDVLDDLRGAVDADGRALAVTARAVADEIASAADLVKGKSDAVPAAVVRGTPWAGETHGAGARSLVRTGAGDWFALGHAEAVRSALGVRPGTEAAREVGIPSVAPESLAERIARAAAVALRECETAGVDVGRADGSTGAGDDNAASLDLQVSAATPYELGVVVARLQVALWGEGIDAVVPTEAGGDSLTLRASHRIH comes from the coding sequence GTGCCCGACCTGCGCGTCATCCCGGTGCCCGGCGTCCCCGAGGTCCGGGAGGACGACGACCTGGCGGCGCTGCTGGTCACGGCGCTGCGGGCGCGCGGGGCCGACCTCGAGGAGGGTGACGTCCTGGTCGTCTCGAGCAAGGTCGTCTCCAAGGCCCTCGGGCTGTGGGCCGACGGCAGGGACCGGTCGCTGGCGATCGCCGCCCAGACCATGCGCACCGTTGCCGAACGCCGCTCGGAGGACCGACTCACCTCCGTCGTGGAGGCCGTGGCCGGCCCGGTGATGGCCGCCGCCGGCGTGGACGCCTCCAACACCGGCGACCGTGACGACGTGCTCGTGCTCCCGGCCGACCCCGACGCCGAGGCCCAGCGCCTGCGCGAGGCGTTGCTGGCGGCGACCGGGCTCGGCCGCCTCGGCGTCGTCCTCAGCGACACCGCCGGCCGCCCCTGGCGCAGCGGGCAGACCGACTTCGCCCTGGGCGCCAGCGGGGTCGACGTCCTCGACGACCTCCGCGGTGCGGTGGACGCCGACGGCCGCGCGCTCGCCGTGACGGCGCGGGCTGTCGCGGACGAGATCGCCTCGGCCGCCGACCTCGTCAAGGGCAAGTCCGACGCCGTCCCGGCCGCCGTCGTGCGCGGCACCCCGTGGGCCGGTGAGACCCACGGAGCAGGGGCCCGCAGCCTCGTCCGGACCGGAGCAGGTGACTGGTTCGCGCTCGGTCACGCCGAGGCGGTGCGGTCGGCGCTGGGAGTCCGCCCCGGCACCGAGGCCGCCCGCGAGGTCGGGATCCCCTCTGTCGCACCAGAATCCCTCGCCGAGCGCATCGCCCGCGCGGCGGCCGTCGCCCTGCGCGAGTGTGAGACCGCCGGCGTGGATGTCGGCCGCGCCGACGGGAGCACCGGTGCCGGGGACGACAACGCCGCGAGCCTCGACCTGCAGGTGTCCGCAGCGACGCCCTACGAGCTCGGCGTCGTCGTCGCGCGGCTCCAGGTGGCCCTGTGGGGAGAGGGGATCGACGCCGTCGTGCCCACCGAGGCCGGCGGTGACAGCCTGACGCTGCGCGCGAGCCACCGGATCCACTGA
- a CDS encoding ferric reductase-like transmembrane domain-containing protein, whose product MNEVLWFASRATGTASIVLLTAVLVLGALTAGRRSRAVSQTVVVGLHRSLALGTSVFLLAHIVTAVAETYVDIGWVSAVVPFTAGYEPVWVGLGTLAFDLVLAVVTTSLLRHRLSRRAWRAVHLTAFALWPLALVHGYAMGTADQPLLRLVPVACAVVGCLALAWRAMSGTADHDRRRAVLVQEWS is encoded by the coding sequence ATGAACGAGGTCCTGTGGTTCGCCTCGCGGGCGACCGGCACCGCGAGCATCGTGCTCCTCACCGCCGTCCTGGTCCTCGGCGCCCTCACCGCCGGGCGACGGAGCCGGGCGGTGAGCCAGACGGTCGTGGTCGGGCTGCACCGGTCGCTGGCCCTCGGGACCTCGGTCTTCCTGCTCGCCCACATCGTCACCGCCGTGGCCGAGACGTACGTCGACATCGGCTGGGTGTCGGCCGTCGTGCCGTTCACGGCGGGCTACGAGCCGGTGTGGGTCGGCCTCGGCACCCTCGCCTTCGACCTCGTCCTCGCCGTCGTCACCACGTCCCTCCTGCGCCACCGGCTTTCACGGCGCGCCTGGCGGGCGGTGCACCTCACGGCATTCGCGCTGTGGCCGCTGGCTCTGGTGCACGGCTACGCCATGGGCACCGCGGACCAGCCGCTGCTGCGCCTGGTCCCGGTCGCCTGCGCCGTCGTGGGGTGCCTCGCCCTCGCGTGGCGGGCGATGTCCGGCACCGCCGACCACGACCGACGCCGCGCCGTCCTCGTGCAGGAGTGGTCATGA
- a CDS encoding DUF3105 domain-containing protein gives MSNKRASQDRKARLAEIQNQQKAKERKVKAGIAAGVAVLLVGLGGVIFYAINDAKSQQLQNLGVTVAAASCDAPTTDSGGGTGEHVGPGSNKPDQTSVDYDTIPPSHGAHFATPDVSGRDFYSADDRPALETLVHNLEHGYTVLWYDGSKVKDTALLQDVADKGNKLPESTGKFKVVEWDASRGAFPAGKPYALVHWAKDAGHRQMCGDLSGQAVVDFVKKYPASDTQEPGAP, from the coding sequence GTGAGCAACAAGCGTGCGAGCCAGGACCGCAAGGCCCGACTGGCCGAGATCCAGAACCAGCAGAAGGCCAAGGAGCGCAAGGTCAAGGCCGGCATCGCCGCCGGTGTCGCCGTGCTCCTGGTGGGCCTGGGCGGTGTCATCTTCTACGCCATCAACGACGCGAAGTCGCAGCAGCTGCAGAACCTCGGGGTCACCGTGGCCGCCGCGAGCTGCGACGCCCCGACGACCGACTCCGGTGGTGGCACCGGCGAGCACGTCGGCCCCGGCTCGAACAAGCCCGACCAGACCTCGGTCGACTACGACACCATCCCCCCGAGCCACGGCGCGCACTTCGCCACCCCTGACGTGAGCGGCCGCGACTTCTACTCCGCGGACGACCGCCCGGCCCTGGAGACCCTGGTCCACAACCTCGAGCACGGCTACACCGTCCTCTGGTACGACGGCAGCAAGGTCAAGGACACCGCGCTGCTCCAGGACGTCGCCGACAAGGGCAACAAGCTCCCCGAGTCGACCGGCAAGTTCAAGGTCGTCGAGTGGGACGCCTCCCGCGGCGCGTTCCCCGCGGGCAAGCCCTACGCCCTGGTCCACTGGGCCAAGGACGCCGGTCACCGCCAGATGTGCGGCGACCTGTCCGGCCAGGCCGTGGTCGACTTCGTCAAGAAGTACCCGGCCAGCGACACGCAGGAGCCCGGCGCCCCCTGA